From a region of the Deltaproteobacteria bacterium genome:
- a CDS encoding Rrf2 family transcriptional regulator, which produces FLRLRKQNIVKSVRGPGGGFILARDPSEITVGEIIRTAEGKPARVGCRQSGRACGMIDRCRTQGMWDALEVRIEEFLDSMSVQDLFEERRETREEVGV; this is translated from the coding sequence CTTCCTGCGCCTGCGCAAGCAAAATATCGTGAAGAGCGTTCGCGGCCCCGGCGGCGGGTTCATCCTTGCCCGGGACCCCTCGGAGATCACCGTCGGGGAGATCATCCGGACGGCGGAGGGAAAGCCCGCCAGGGTCGGCTGCCGGCAGTCGGGGCGCGCCTGCGGGATGATCGACCGGTGCCGGACGCAGGGGATGTGGGACGCCCTCGAGGTCAGGATCGAGGAGTTCCTCGATTCGATGTCCGTGCAGGACCTGTTCGAGGAGCGTCGGGAAACGCGCGAGGAGGTGGGGGTTTGA
- a CDS encoding cysteine desulfurase has product MRKIYFDHNASTPVHPEVAAAVQPFLGDLFGNPSSIHWAGRDVRKAVEDARAEIASFYGCRPLEVVFTSSGTEADNLAVKGVAYRPGNAGKHIVTSQVEHPAIMNTCRFLETQGFRVTYVPVNRQGIVEPDAVRSALTKDTILVSVMAANNETGCLMPIAEIGAIAREAGVLMHTDAVQATGKVPLAWETLPVDLLTFSGHKVNGLKGAGGLLVRRAMEVEAVLHGGHQERGRRGGTENVVGIVAMGKAFSLLSKNMAAEAAEVRRLRDAFERALFARIPDIVLNGHPTLRLPNTVNLSFRFVEGEALLLNLDMMGIACSSGSACTSGSIEGSPILLAMGADPTDSQGALRFSLGRGNTDDDVAYAVDAIETVVDKLRAMSPLYHPREVKWQNTRL; this is encoded by the coding sequence TTGAGGAAGATCTATTTCGACCACAACGCCTCGACCCCGGTCCACCCGGAGGTGGCGGCCGCGGTGCAGCCGTTTCTCGGCGATCTCTTCGGGAACCCGTCCAGCATCCACTGGGCGGGGCGGGACGTCCGCAAGGCGGTGGAAGACGCGAGGGCGGAGATCGCCTCCTTCTACGGATGCCGGCCGCTCGAGGTGGTCTTTACGAGCTCCGGGACCGAGGCCGACAACCTTGCGGTGAAAGGGGTGGCGTACCGGCCGGGGAACGCGGGGAAGCACATCGTCACCTCGCAAGTGGAGCATCCGGCGATCATGAACACGTGCCGGTTCCTCGAGACGCAGGGGTTCCGCGTCACGTACGTCCCGGTGAACCGCCAGGGGATCGTGGAGCCCGACGCGGTACGGAGCGCCCTCACGAAGGATACGATCCTCGTCTCCGTCATGGCGGCGAACAACGAGACCGGGTGCCTGATGCCCATCGCGGAGATCGGCGCGATCGCGAGGGAAGCCGGTGTGCTCATGCACACCGACGCGGTCCAGGCGACCGGCAAGGTTCCGCTCGCGTGGGAGACGCTTCCCGTGGACCTGCTCACGTTTTCCGGGCACAAGGTGAACGGCCTCAAGGGCGCGGGCGGGCTGCTCGTCAGGAGAGCGATGGAGGTCGAGGCGGTGCTGCACGGGGGGCACCAGGAACGGGGACGGCGGGGCGGCACCGAGAACGTTGTGGGAATCGTCGCGATGGGGAAGGCGTTCTCCCTCCTGTCGAAGAACATGGCGGCGGAAGCGGCCGAGGTCCGCCGGCTTCGGGACGCGTTCGAGCGGGCGCTGTTCGCCCGGATCCCCGACATCGTGCTGAACGGTCACCCCACCCTGCGGCTTCCGAACACGGTCAATCTCTCGTTCCGGTTCGTGGAAGGGGAGGCGCTGCTGCTGAACCTCGACATGATGGGGATCGCCTGCTCCTCGGGCTCCGCCTGCACCTCGGGGTCGATCGAGGGGTCGCCGATCCTGCTGGCGATGGGGGCCGACCCGACCGATTCCCAGGGGGCGCTCCGGTTCTCCCTCGGGCGCGGGAACACGGACGACGACGTGGCGTACGCGGTGGACGCCATCGAAACGGTGGTCGACAAGCTGCGGGCGATGTCGCCGCTGTACCACCCCCGGGAGGTAAAGTGGCAAAATACTCGTTTATAA
- the mnmA gene encoding tRNA 2-thiouridine(34) synthase MnmA, whose translation MTRGRILAAMSGGVDSSVAALLLQRDGWEVIGISMDLYDYSAVTRDREGTCCSLDDLYDARRVCDILGIPYYVLNLRDEFRREVIDPFVREYQAGRTPNPCILCNEHLKFRALLRKADELGAEGVATGHYAVIRTEPDGRRRLFASPDAGKDQSYFLYSLDSDRLRRIRFPVGEMMKEQVRRIALEAGLPVYEKRESQDICFVTDDSYTRFLESRGISEDRGRFVDREGTFLGNHKGILRYTVGQRKGLGIASKEPLYVVAIDAEKNEIVLGSDRETFSGGATVIAPTFVAGSPPEAEFRATARVRYHHPGAACAVKATGDRLEVSFDTPQRSVTPGQALVLYDGDEVLGGGWIECAGASRS comes from the coding sequence ATGACGAGGGGGCGTATTTTGGCGGCGATGAGCGGAGGGGTCGACTCCTCCGTTGCGGCGCTGCTCCTTCAACGGGACGGGTGGGAGGTCATCGGCATCTCGATGGACCTCTACGACTATTCGGCCGTGACGCGGGATCGTGAAGGGACCTGCTGCTCGCTCGACGACCTCTACGACGCCCGGCGCGTGTGCGACATCCTGGGGATTCCATACTACGTCCTCAACCTGCGGGACGAATTCCGCAGGGAGGTGATCGATCCGTTCGTCCGGGAGTACCAGGCGGGCCGCACGCCGAACCCGTGCATCCTGTGCAACGAGCACCTGAAATTCCGCGCGCTGCTGCGCAAGGCCGACGAGCTGGGGGCGGAAGGGGTCGCCACGGGCCATTACGCGGTCATCCGCACGGAACCCGACGGGCGGCGCCGGCTCTTCGCCTCGCCGGACGCCGGGAAGGACCAGTCGTACTTCCTCTATTCGCTCGACTCCGACCGGCTGCGGCGGATCCGGTTCCCCGTGGGGGAGATGATGAAGGAGCAGGTGCGCAGGATCGCCCTCGAGGCGGGGCTGCCCGTGTACGAGAAGCGGGAGAGCCAGGATATCTGCTTCGTCACCGACGACTCCTACACACGGTTCCTCGAGAGCCGGGGGATCAGCGAAGACCGCGGGCGCTTCGTGGACCGGGAAGGGACCTTCCTCGGAAATCACAAGGGGATTCTTCGCTACACGGTCGGGCAGCGCAAGGGGCTGGGGATCGCCTCGAAGGAACCGCTCTACGTCGTGGCGATCGACGCGGAGAAGAACGAGATCGTCCTCGGCAGCGACAGGGAAACGTTTTCGGGGGGGGCGACGGTCATCGCCCCGACCTTCGTCGCCGGCTCTCCCCCGGAGGCGGAGTTCCGCGCGACGGCCCGGGTGCGGTACCACCATCCCGGGGCGGCGTGCGCGGTGAAGGCGACGGGAGACCGCCTCGAGGTCTCCTTCGACACGCCCCAGCGCAGCGTGACCCCCGGGCAGGCCCTTGTCCTTTACGACGGGGACGAGGTGCTGGGCGGGGGTTGGATCGAATGCGCGGGCGCCTCTCGGTCGTAA
- a CDS encoding MiaB/RimO family radical SAM methylthiotransferase, with protein MRGRLSVVTVGCRANFADSAAILTHAARAGFAVVENGAPADVLVINSCTVTRRADRDCRALARRLRREHPDAVLVMTGCFAETTPDARASVPEVDHWLGIREPSALPLLLRSLAGDVPSPDEELSDFAANRLLGHSRVFLKVQDGCDAACAYCVVPKARGAGRSLPRREVVERAVRAESDGAREIVLTGIHVGRYGADRGERDGLAGLVEALLRATSGCRFRLGSVEPREITSALVSLLSTQGRLCPHLHVPLQSGSDRVLLRMRRPYTARQYRERLVLLAAEVPGIRLGADVIAGFPGETPDDFEETMRLIRDTPVSYLHAFPYSPRPGTESAGWADDVIAAEKTRRVARLRAADVEMRREYLGRQVGKTLVVAASARDPETGEMRGTTENYAEAVFRAAIGARGDLIPVRIDAVRGDHLEGTAV; from the coding sequence ATGCGCGGGCGCCTCTCGGTCGTAACGGTCGGCTGCAGGGCGAACTTCGCCGACTCCGCGGCGATCCTCACCCACGCGGCACGCGCCGGGTTCGCGGTGGTGGAGAACGGGGCCCCCGCCGACGTCCTGGTCATCAACAGCTGCACCGTCACCCGCCGGGCCGACCGGGACTGCCGGGCGCTGGCCCGACGATTGCGCCGGGAGCATCCGGACGCGGTCCTCGTGATGACCGGCTGCTTCGCCGAAACGACCCCCGACGCCCGCGCGTCCGTGCCCGAGGTGGACCATTGGCTCGGGATCCGGGAACCGTCCGCCCTGCCGCTGCTTCTCCGCTCCCTGGCCGGGGACGTACCTTCCCCCGATGAGGAACTTTCCGATTTCGCGGCGAACCGGCTGCTGGGGCACAGCCGCGTATTTCTGAAAGTCCAGGACGGGTGCGACGCGGCGTGCGCCTACTGCGTCGTGCCGAAGGCGCGAGGGGCCGGCCGGTCCCTGCCGCGGCGGGAGGTCGTCGAGCGCGCGGTCCGGGCGGAAAGTGACGGCGCCCGGGAGATCGTCCTGACCGGGATCCACGTGGGGCGGTACGGGGCCGATCGCGGAGAGCGGGACGGACTCGCGGGGCTCGTCGAGGCGCTTCTCCGGGCGACCTCCGGGTGCCGGTTCCGCCTGGGATCGGTCGAGCCCCGGGAGATCACATCGGCGCTCGTTTCCCTCCTCTCCACGCAAGGCCGTCTCTGCCCTCACCTGCACGTTCCGCTGCAGAGCGGCTCCGATCGGGTGCTGCTGCGGATGCGGCGGCCGTATACGGCGAGGCAGTATCGTGAGAGACTGGTTTTGCTCGCCGCCGAGGTCCCGGGGATCCGCCTGGGGGCCGACGTGATCGCCGGGTTTCCGGGGGAAACCCCTGACGATTTTGAGGAAACGATGCGGTTGATCCGCGACACCCCGGTGAGCTACCTTCACGCCTTTCCATACTCCCCCCGGCCGGGGACCGAGAGCGCGGGATGGGCGGACGACGTGATCGCGGCCGAGAAGACGCGCAGGGTAGCGCGACTTCGGGCGGCGGACGTCGAGATGCGCAGGGAGTACCTCGGGAGACAGGTGGGGAAGACGCTGGTCGTCGCGGCGTCTGCGAGAGACCCTGAGACCGGGGAGATGCGCGGGACCACGGAGAATTACGCCGAGGCGGTCTTTCGCGCGGCGATCGGCGCGCGGGGGGACCTGATCCCCGTCCGCATCGACGCCGTTCGCGGCGATCATCTGGAGGGGACGGCCGTTTGA
- the rnc gene encoding ribonuclease III yields MTFSTFEERIGYRFGAKDLLEEALRHGSAPGHEEGKRSYERLEFLGDAVLNLCVAQEMYRMLPLAGEGVLTKARASIINNRNLAKVAERIGVPASLRIAPSVRRKGAGVTRKMAADAVEAVIGAIFLDGGHEAALRFVGSHFRLPDLMGALVAGFDAKSRLQERCQGEHLPLPVYTLLSADGPPHDRLFRVEVRVEDQPPAEGSGTSRKEAEMDAAAKAISFLLASGRETP; encoded by the coding sequence TTGACGTTTTCCACGTTCGAGGAACGGATCGGATACCGATTCGGAGCGAAGGATCTGCTGGAGGAGGCGCTGCGGCACGGCTCCGCCCCCGGGCACGAGGAAGGGAAGCGGTCGTACGAGCGGCTCGAGTTCCTCGGGGACGCCGTGCTGAACCTCTGCGTCGCGCAGGAGATGTACCGGATGCTGCCGTTGGCGGGGGAGGGCGTGCTCACCAAGGCGCGCGCCTCGATCATCAACAACCGGAACCTGGCGAAGGTCGCGGAACGGATCGGGGTCCCGGCGTCGCTGCGGATCGCCCCTTCCGTCCGGCGGAAGGGGGCCGGGGTCACCCGGAAGATGGCGGCCGACGCGGTGGAGGCGGTCATCGGGGCGATCTTCCTCGATGGCGGCCACGAGGCGGCCCTGCGGTTTGTGGGCAGCCATTTCCGGCTTCCGGACCTGATGGGCGCGCTGGTCGCCGGGTTCGACGCGAAATCGCGGTTGCAGGAGCGGTGCCAGGGGGAGCATTTGCCCCTTCCGGTCTACACACTTCTCTCCGCCGACGGGCCGCCGCACGACCGGCTCTTCCGGGTGGAAGTCCGGGTGGAGGACCAACCGCCGGCCGAGGGAAGCGGAACGTCACGCAAGGAGGCGGAAATGGACGCGGCGGCGAAAGCGATATCGTTTCTCCTGGCCTCCGGAAGGGAGACCCCGTGA
- the era gene encoding GTPase Era, whose translation MNLKSGFVALLGRPNVGKSTLLNRIVRAKIAIVTRKPQTTRDRIAGILTETRGQIVFLDSPGIHKPTRALNSHMVRTACRIGEEADIVAHVIDDRPVGKGPEDAMVRGILEKIPVPRILVVNKVDRIGRSAADEVRKSLTRDDFYAASFLVSATKGDGVEAFVTALFARLPEGPAFYPEEDLTDLPMRFIAKEVIREKLFEGLDEEIPYSIAVRIDEYKEEPEKNLIRIRAEILVERDSQKGIVIGKGGAFLKKIGTAARLELEKETGSRVYLELFVVVERDWSRSESMLRHLGYEPG comes from the coding sequence GTGAACCTGAAATCCGGGTTCGTCGCCCTGCTGGGCCGCCCCAACGTCGGGAAATCGACCTTGCTCAACCGGATCGTGCGCGCCAAGATCGCGATCGTCACCCGGAAGCCGCAGACGACGCGGGACCGGATCGCGGGGATTCTCACCGAGACGCGGGGGCAGATCGTCTTCCTGGACAGCCCGGGGATCCACAAGCCGACGAGGGCGCTCAATTCCCACATGGTCCGCACCGCTTGCCGAATCGGCGAAGAGGCCGACATCGTCGCCCACGTGATCGACGACCGTCCGGTGGGGAAGGGCCCGGAGGATGCCATGGTTCGCGGGATCCTCGAAAAGATCCCGGTCCCGCGCATCCTCGTGGTGAACAAGGTCGACCGGATCGGTCGGTCGGCGGCCGACGAGGTCCGGAAAAGTCTCACGCGGGACGATTTCTACGCCGCGTCGTTCCTCGTCTCCGCGACGAAGGGAGACGGCGTCGAGGCGTTCGTAACCGCGCTTTTCGCGCGGTTGCCCGAGGGACCGGCGTTCTACCCCGAAGAGGACCTGACCGACCTCCCGATGCGCTTCATCGCCAAGGAGGTGATCCGGGAAAAGCTCTTCGAGGGACTCGACGAGGAGATCCCCTACAGCATCGCGGTGCGGATCGACGAATACAAGGAAGAGCCGGAGAAGAACCTGATCCGCATCCGGGCCGAGATTCTCGTGGAACGGGATTCCCAGAAGGGGATCGTGATCGGGAAGGGCGGTGCGTTCCTCAAGAAGATCGGTACCGCCGCGCGCCTCGAGCTGGAGAAGGAAACGGGGTCGCGGGTATATCTGGAACTGTTCGTCGTCGTGGAACGGGACTGGTCGAGGAGCGAATCGATGTTGAGGCATCTGGGATATGAGCCGGGTTGA
- the der gene encoding ribosome biogenesis GTPase Der, whose translation MSRVDFTVALVGRPNVGKSTLFNRMARKRRAITFDQPGITRDLVAEPVEYDGRHFLLVDTGGYMTGGEEDDLLPKIRGQVLRAVYESDLVVFLVDSRDGLLPLDKEIAGMLRERGKPVLLAANKVDAKEGREGVSQFHALSVDTIHAVSAEHGTGVSELLEAIVERIPVRTDADEATDAEDAGLPRIAVVGRPNVGKSTLVNTLAGFERVIASEIPGTTRDAIDVMVERDGRKYLLIDTAGIRAKRKTEGAVEIFSVMKSLDSIKRCDLAILLIDGPGGLTHQDRQVLRYILDEERAVVVAANKADAWTTEEARRKGLHAIAEGLEYASWAPVVPTVATSGKGFQQLFRKIEEASANFRLRVPTGLLNRMAESFLFTVPIPSPTGRNRAFYMTQVGVAPPSFAVFVKNRRGIPDSFTRYLQNKIRDRFGFEGSPVRVVYRER comes from the coding sequence ATGAGCCGGGTTGACTTCACGGTGGCGCTGGTGGGGCGCCCGAATGTCGGGAAGTCCACCCTCTTCAACCGGATGGCGCGGAAGCGCCGCGCCATCACGTTTGACCAGCCGGGGATCACGCGGGACCTCGTCGCCGAGCCGGTGGAGTACGACGGTCGCCATTTCCTTCTCGTCGACACCGGGGGGTACATGACGGGCGGGGAGGAGGACGACCTCCTCCCGAAGATCCGCGGGCAGGTCCTGCGGGCGGTCTACGAGTCCGACCTGGTCGTCTTTCTGGTCGACTCCCGCGACGGGCTGCTCCCCCTCGACAAGGAGATCGCCGGGATGCTGCGTGAGCGGGGAAAGCCGGTCCTGCTCGCCGCGAACAAGGTGGACGCGAAGGAAGGCAGGGAAGGTGTTTCCCAGTTCCACGCCCTCTCCGTCGATACGATCCATGCCGTTTCCGCCGAGCACGGCACGGGGGTATCCGAACTGCTCGAGGCGATCGTGGAACGGATTCCCGTCCGGACCGACGCCGATGAAGCGACGGACGCGGAGGACGCCGGCCTTCCGCGGATCGCCGTGGTGGGGCGGCCGAACGTGGGAAAGTCGACGCTCGTCAACACGCTGGCGGGGTTCGAGCGGGTCATCGCCTCGGAGATCCCCGGCACCACGCGCGACGCGATCGACGTGATGGTGGAGCGGGACGGAAGGAAATACCTGCTGATCGACACCGCGGGGATCCGCGCGAAGCGGAAGACCGAAGGCGCGGTCGAAATTTTCTCCGTGATGAAGAGCCTCGACTCGATCAAGCGGTGCGACCTCGCGATCCTGTTGATCGACGGCCCCGGGGGCCTCACCCATCAGGACCGGCAGGTCCTGCGCTACATCCTCGACGAGGAGCGCGCGGTGGTCGTCGCCGCGAACAAGGCCGACGCATGGACCACGGAGGAGGCGCGCCGGAAGGGGCTGCACGCGATCGCGGAAGGGCTCGAATACGCTTCCTGGGCGCCCGTCGTCCCCACGGTGGCCACTTCGGGAAAGGGATTCCAACAGCTCTTCCGGAAGATCGAGGAGGCCAGCGCGAACTTCCGCCTGCGCGTCCCGACGGGCCTGCTGAACCGGATGGCGGAGTCGTTCCTCTTCACGGTCCCGATCCCGTCCCCGACGGGGAGGAACCGCGCTTTTTACATGACGCAGGTCGGGGTCGCCCCGCCCTCCTTCGCCGTTTTCGTGAAGAACCGGCGGGGGATCCCGGACTCGTTCACCCGCTACCTGCAGAACAAGATCCGCGACCGCTTCGGCTTCGAGGGGTCGCCCGTCCGCGTCGTCTACCGGGAGCGATGA
- a CDS encoding YihY/virulence factor BrkB family protein, translating to MIRGASRVFRPVTEGAAIFFRHHGFVYSAAIAFNILLSAIPILFLTFAATGWIIGKSELPFAQLAEFLRNTFPGGARGLVPDLRRLVEAGGTIGILGTVLLLFSSFSATDAVHKSLSVMMLRKRRKQFWRSLAFHVIFVIVLIVVTAAAIVVPPLWEGIFYLTKGMSSQADHAFRGILQLVADVLLVDIMLLGSVLSYRYLSPGKIRLRNAFVGTVIFLALLQGIKYGFIFYVRKFSKLNLFYGSLFSIICFILVVYLFAAAYLYGASVIGVLERTGGEGSIPSTEDDEPVASAGGD from the coding sequence ATGATCCGCGGGGCGTCGAGGGTGTTCCGGCCCGTCACGGAGGGAGCGGCGATCTTCTTCCGGCACCACGGTTTTGTCTACAGCGCCGCCATCGCGTTCAACATACTGCTCTCCGCGATCCCGATCCTGTTCCTCACCTTCGCCGCCACAGGCTGGATCATCGGCAAGAGCGAGCTTCCGTTCGCGCAGCTCGCGGAGTTCCTGCGCAACACGTTTCCGGGCGGCGCCCGGGGGCTCGTGCCGGACCTTCGGCGCCTGGTGGAGGCGGGGGGCACCATCGGGATCCTCGGAACGGTGCTCCTCCTCTTCTCCTCCTTCTCCGCGACGGACGCGGTCCACAAGTCGCTCTCGGTGATGATGTTGCGTAAACGCCGGAAGCAGTTCTGGCGTTCTCTCGCGTTCCACGTCATCTTCGTGATCGTCCTGATCGTCGTGACCGCCGCGGCGATCGTCGTGCCGCCCCTGTGGGAAGGCATCTTCTACCTCACGAAGGGGATGTCCTCGCAGGCGGACCACGCGTTCCGGGGCATCCTGCAACTGGTCGCGGATGTGCTCCTCGTGGACATCATGCTGCTGGGGAGCGTGCTGAGCTACCGATACCTCTCCCCGGGAAAAATTCGGCTGCGCAACGCGTTCGTCGGGACCGTGATCTTCCTCGCCCTGCTGCAGGGGATCAAGTACGGCTTCATCTTTTACGTCAGGAAATTCAGCAAGTTGAATCTTTTTTACGGCTCCTTGTTCAGCATCATTTGTTTTATACTTGTAGTTTACCTCTTCGCGGCGGCGTATCTGTACGGGGCCAGCGTCATCGGGGTTCTGGAGCGGACGGGCGGGGAGGGGTCCATCCCTTCGACGGAGGACGACGAACCGGTTGCGTCGGCTGGCGGCGATTGA
- the guaB gene encoding IMP dehydrogenase, whose product MKKETGISSAGAMVEGLTFDDVLLIPAESAVIPKDVDVTVNLTPDIRLNIPLVSAAMDTVTEAETAVAMAREGGIGIIHRNNTPDEQATEVDRVKKSESGMISDPITVDPDQRVVEALEVMKKYRISGLPVTRDGKLVGILTNRDLRFETNFEQPIRSVMTKDDLVTVPVGTTLEQAREILHRNRIEKLLVVDGRNNLKGLITIKDILKITKYPNACKDALGRLRVGAAVSVSGWEERVQKLIKVGVDIVCVDTAHGHSRDVLRVVKAIRTTFREVRMIAGNVATGEGTEALIKAGVDAVKVGVGPGSICTTRVVAGVGVPQFTAIMRCAKAAKRKGVTIMADGGIKYSGDITKAMAAGASSVMIGSLFAGTEESPGEMILYQGRSYKVYRGMGSLEAMKKGSKDRYFQSHIETESKLVPEGIEGRVPNRGPLAAVVFQLVGGLKAGMGYVGARDIAELRKRASFMKITPAGLRESHVHDVIITKEAPNYRVE is encoded by the coding sequence ATGAAAAAGGAAACGGGGATTTCGTCGGCTGGGGCAATGGTGGAAGGGTTGACGTTCGACGACGTGCTGCTGATCCCGGCGGAGTCCGCCGTGATCCCGAAGGATGTCGACGTGACCGTCAACCTCACGCCCGACATCCGGCTGAACATCCCGCTCGTGTCCGCCGCGATGGACACGGTCACGGAGGCGGAGACCGCCGTCGCCATGGCCCGCGAGGGAGGGATCGGGATCATCCACCGGAACAATACCCCGGACGAGCAGGCGACCGAGGTGGACCGGGTGAAGAAATCCGAGAGCGGCATGATCTCCGACCCGATCACGGTCGATCCCGACCAGCGCGTCGTCGAGGCCCTCGAGGTGATGAAGAAGTACCGGATCTCGGGGCTGCCGGTCACCCGGGACGGAAAGCTCGTCGGAATCCTCACCAACCGCGACTTGCGGTTCGAGACGAATTTCGAGCAGCCGATCCGCAGCGTGATGACGAAGGACGACCTGGTCACGGTCCCCGTGGGGACGACGCTCGAGCAGGCCCGTGAGATCCTCCACCGGAACCGGATCGAGAAGCTCCTCGTGGTGGACGGGCGGAACAACCTCAAGGGGCTCATCACGATCAAGGACATCTTGAAGATCACGAAGTATCCCAACGCCTGCAAGGACGCTCTCGGGAGGCTGCGCGTCGGCGCGGCGGTCAGCGTGTCCGGTTGGGAGGAACGGGTCCAGAAGCTCATCAAGGTGGGTGTGGACATCGTCTGCGTCGACACGGCGCACGGGCATTCGCGGGACGTCCTGCGGGTCGTCAAGGCGATCCGCACGACCTTCCGCGAGGTGCGGATGATCGCCGGGAACGTCGCCACGGGCGAGGGGACCGAGGCGCTGATCAAGGCGGGGGTCGACGCCGTCAAGGTGGGCGTCGGTCCGGGGTCGATCTGCACGACCCGCGTCGTGGCGGGCGTCGGGGTTCCGCAGTTCACGGCGATCATGCGGTGCGCGAAGGCGGCGAAGAGGAAAGGGGTCACCATCATGGCGGACGGCGGGATCAAATATTCCGGGGACATCACGAAGGCGATGGCGGCGGGCGCCTCTTCCGTGATGATCGGCTCCCTCTTCGCGGGGACCGAGGAGAGCCCGGGCGAGATGATCCTGTACCAGGGCCGCTCCTACAAGGTGTACCGCGGGATGGGGTCGCTGGAGGCGATGAAGAAGGGGAGCAAGGACCGGTATTTCCAGTCCCACATCGAGACGGAGAGCAAGCTCGTCCCCGAGGGGATCGAGGGGCGGGTCCCCAACCGGGGCCCGCTGGCGGCCGTCGTCTTCCAGCTCGTGGGCGGGTTGAAGGCGGGGATGGGGTACGTGGGGGCGCGAGACATCGCGGAGCTGCGGAAGCGGGCGAGTTTCATGAAGATCACCCCGGCCGGGTTGCGCGAAAGCCACGTCCACGACGTGATCATCACCAAGGAAGCCCCGAACTATCGGGTGGAGTAG
- the guaA gene encoding glutamine-hydrolyzing GMP synthase, protein MDGKILILDFGSQTTMLIARRVREQCVYSEIHPFNVGTEFVRDFAPAGIILSGGPSSVYDADAPRISREVLELGIPVLGICYGMQLVADLLGGKVGRSENREYGVASIHGQWGSPLFLGIEEFRHDMEIPVWMSHGDRIDELPKGFSSIARSGSSPVAAMSNHEGTIFGVQFHPEVVHTPRGTEILANFLFRVCGLSPDWTMHSFVESSVKKIREKTGSEGVVLGLSGGVDSSVAAVLLHKAIGDRLTCIFVDNGLLRAGEAEEVVRTFRDAIGLRLDFVDASARFLEALAGVEDPERKRKIIGELFVRVFEEEARKIPGVGFLAQGTLYPDVIESVSFKGPSAVIKSHHNVGGLPEKMHLKLVEPLRELFKDEVRELGRELGVPSRVLKRQPFPGPGLAVRIIGPVNEERLRILREADAIVDAEIRAAGLYESIWQSFAVLLPIKTVGVMGDFRTYENVAAVRAVHSQDGMTADWVRLPYDVLQRISTRIINEVKGINRVAYDISSKPPGTIEWE, encoded by the coding sequence TTGGACGGAAAGATCCTCATCCTCGACTTCGGGTCGCAAACCACGATGCTCATCGCGCGGCGCGTGCGGGAGCAGTGCGTCTACAGCGAGATCCACCCCTTCAACGTGGGGACGGAGTTCGTGCGCGACTTCGCGCCGGCAGGGATCATCCTCTCCGGCGGACCATCCAGCGTCTACGACGCCGACGCTCCGCGGATCTCCAGGGAGGTGCTCGAACTGGGCATCCCCGTGCTGGGGATCTGCTACGGGATGCAGCTGGTCGCGGACCTGCTGGGCGGCAAGGTCGGCCGGTCGGAGAACCGGGAGTACGGGGTCGCCAGCATCCATGGGCAATGGGGGAGCCCCCTCTTCCTCGGAATCGAGGAGTTCCGCCACGACATGGAGATCCCGGTCTGGATGAGCCACGGGGACCGGATCGACGAACTGCCGAAGGGGTTCTCTTCCATCGCGCGGTCGGGGAGCTCGCCGGTCGCCGCGATGTCGAATCACGAGGGGACGATCTTCGGCGTGCAGTTCCACCCCGAGGTGGTGCACACCCCGCGGGGGACGGAGATCCTCGCCAACTTCCTGTTCCGCGTCTGCGGGCTTTCTCCGGACTGGACGATGCACTCCTTCGTCGAGAGCAGCGTGAAAAAGATCCGGGAGAAGACGGGGTCGGAGGGGGTCGTTCTCGGGCTCTCCGGGGGGGTCGACTCGTCCGTCGCGGCGGTGCTCCTGCACAAGGCGATCGGCGACCGGCTCACCTGCATCTTCGTCGACAACGGGCTGCTGCGCGCCGGGGAGGCGGAGGAGGTCGTCCGGACCTTCCGCGACGCGATCGGGCTGCGGCTCGATTTCGTCGACGCCTCCGCGCGGTTCCTCGAGGCGCTCGCCGGCGTGGAGGACCCCGAGCGGAAACGGAAGATCATCGGGGAGCTCTTCGTGCGCGTCTTCGAGGAGGAGGCCCGGAAGATCCCGGGCGTCGGCTTCCTCGCGCAGGGGACCCTCTACCCGGACGTGATCGAGAGCGTGTCGTTCAAGGGCCCCTCGGCCGTCATCAAGTCCCACCACAACGTCGGGGGGCTGCCGGAAAAGATGCATCTGAAACTCGTCGAGCCGCTGCGGGAACTGTTCAAGGACGAGGTGCGCGAACTTGGGCGGGAGCTCGGGGTGCCTTCCCGGGTGCTCAAGCGGCAGCCGTTCCCCGGGCCGGGTCTCGCGGTCCGCATCATCGGGCCGGTCAACGAAGAGCGGCTGCGCATCCTGCGCGAGGCCGACGCGATCGTCGACGCGGAGATCCGGGCGGCGGGGCTCTACGAGTCGATCTGGCAGTCGTTCGCCGTCCTTCTCCCGATCAAGACGGTAGGCGTGATGGGCGATTTCCGGACCTATGAGAACGTCGCCGCCGTCCGGGCGGTCCACAGCCAGGACGGGATGACCGCCGACTGGGTCCGGCTCCCGTACGACGTGCTGCAGCGGATCTCCACGCGGATCATCAACGAGGTGAAGGGGATCAACCGCGTCGCATACGACATCTCCTCGAAGCCCCCGGGCACCATCGAGTGGGAATGA